A genomic segment from Opitutales bacterium encodes:
- a CDS encoding MCP four helix bundle domain-containing protein: MSEQSRIPLKRRLIIGFSIPISMLIVSLISNNVFMSNMSGEMADHIANEIPETQALNRLAAASYAMRMDVLVIARTPEPEVRKILAQRIGEKRQQAEAAYAIYEESLFSDKGKAIYAEISELWDQWISIIERIYATSEAGRFDEAHTMQLTECEPVFHTYEKALEKYLNFYSERQDALNEEKMASIQTKIYIINVTGIILLVGILITATFVYFGVTTPISRFLINIRAAAEETRKNSDGLARSSETLAQGAGNQASAVLETSASLKDISEMIQSNTEHTVSANSLGTQSKGIVEAANNQMNSLISSMAVISQSSERTQDIVKTIDEIAFQTNILALNAAVEAARAGEAGAGFAVVADEVRSLAMRASTAASETSQLIVTSVGQINIGTAQANEANEAFAKVEQSVEEISTIVRKIAEGSKEQSASIEQLSGAVGEIDKVVQNNSRTADRSAASAENLKQQSDALNESLTNFYGFMGMESTERS; encoded by the coding sequence ATGAGTGAACAAAGCAGAATTCCTCTCAAGCGAAGGTTGATCATTGGTTTCTCGATTCCAATCTCAATGTTGATAGTTTCGCTGATTTCTAATAACGTTTTCATGTCCAATATGAGCGGAGAAATGGCCGATCACATTGCCAACGAAATCCCAGAAACTCAGGCTCTCAACCGACTCGCTGCGGCTTCTTATGCCATGCGTATGGATGTATTGGTAATTGCGCGGACCCCTGAACCAGAGGTTCGTAAAATCTTGGCTCAGCGAATCGGCGAAAAACGTCAGCAAGCAGAAGCCGCCTACGCTATTTACGAGGAAAGTTTATTCAGTGATAAAGGCAAAGCCATCTACGCGGAAATCTCAGAGCTATGGGATCAGTGGATCAGCATCATCGAACGCATATATGCCACCAGTGAGGCGGGTAGATTCGACGAAGCCCACACCATGCAACTCACCGAATGCGAGCCAGTTTTCCACACCTACGAAAAAGCGCTCGAGAAATACCTTAATTTCTACAGCGAAAGGCAGGATGCTTTGAACGAGGAAAAAATGGCGTCAATACAGACCAAGATTTACATCATCAACGTCACCGGGATTATTCTGCTCGTCGGTATCTTAATCACAGCCACATTTGTATACTTCGGAGTGACCACTCCGATTAGCCGATTCCTCATCAACATTCGCGCAGCTGCCGAAGAAACGCGTAAGAACTCGGACGGCCTAGCAAGATCTTCTGAGACGCTCGCACAAGGCGCAGGTAATCAAGCTTCAGCCGTTTTGGAAACCTCAGCATCACTCAAGGATATTTCCGAGATGATCCAGTCCAATACAGAACATACCGTATCTGCAAATTCCCTGGGCACGCAAAGCAAGGGTATCGTCGAAGCCGCCAACAATCAGATGAATTCTCTCATCTCGTCGATGGCGGTCATCTCGCAGTCTAGCGAAAGAACTCAGGATATCGTTAAGACAATCGATGAGATTGCTTTTCAGACAAACATTCTGGCACTCAATGCAGCTGTCGAGGCCGCCCGAGCTGGCGAAGCAGGTGCAGGCTTTGCGGTCGTCGCCGACGAAGTACGTAGCTTAGCTATGCGTGCTTCGACCGCAGCTTCAGAGACGTCTCAGCTCATCGTAACATCGGTAGGCCAGATAAACATCGGCACCGCTCAGGCTAACGAGGCCAACGAGGCATTTGCAAAGGTAGAACAGTCCGTGGAGGAGATCTCGACCATCGTCAGAAAGATTGCCGAGGGCTCCAAAGAACAGTCAGCCAGTATTGAACAACTCAGCGGCGCTGTCGGCGAGATTGATAAGGTGGTTCAAAACAATTCTCGAACTGCAGACCGGTCGGCAGCATCGGCGGAAAACCTGAAGCAACAATCCGATGCACTCAACGAGTCTCTCACAAACTTCTACGGTTTCATGGGAATGGAATCTACAGAACGCTCATAA